One Nicotiana sylvestris chromosome 12, ASM39365v2, whole genome shotgun sequence genomic window carries:
- the LOC104232609 gene encoding uncharacterized protein, giving the protein MAEKYSIGLVDVMDRLWFHQIILFSEPPSVSFPKNQCQTTLIPQEEFSSIESESTLLQDVCEKEEANGKERPTRHNSTATRNGSHSTSPYKKHSRNLSSERRILENTTSCKSLGELELEEVKGFMDLGFIFRKEHISKRMINVIPGLQRLEEVMPEDEETNNEDSEEGQPGTLSFYYARGSEKGQTTRVNYTPPYAAEEEDKREIVRPYLSEAWLIKKPDSPLLNMRVPRISAATDMKKHLRYWAKTVATVVLQES; this is encoded by the exons ATGGCAGAAAAATATAGTATTGGTTTGGTAGATGTCATGGATCGTCTGTGGTTTCACCAAATTATTCTCTTTTCAGAACCCCCTTCAGTTTCATTTCCTAAAAACCAATGTCAAACAACTTTAATTCCACAGGAAGAATTCTCATCAATTGAATCAGAAAGTACTCTTCTACAG GATGTTTGTGAAAAAGAAGAAGCCAATGGGAAGGAAAGACCAACAAGACATAATTCTACAGCTACAAGAAACGGGTCACATTCAACCTCACCTTATAAAAAACATTCAAGAAATCTGAGTTCAGAAAGGAGAATACTAGAAAACACCACGAGTTGTAAGAGCCTAGGGGAACTTGAGCTTGAAGAAGTAAAAGGTTTCATGGATTTAGGCTTCATATTCCGCAAAGAACATATTAGCAAGAGAATGATAAATGTAATTCCTGGTTTACAAAGACTTGAAGAAGTCATGCCCGAAGACGAAGAAACCAACAATGAAGATTCAGAAGAAGGGCAGCCCGGTACATTAAGCTTCTACTATGCGCGAGGTTCGGAAAAGGGCCAGACCACAAGAGTTAATTATACACCGCCTTATGcagcagaagaagaagataaaagggaAATTGTAAGGCCATATTTATCTGAGGCATGGCTTATCAAGAAGCCTGATTCGCCATTGTTAAATATGAGAGTACCAAGAATTTCTGCAGCTACTGATATGAAGAAACATTTAAGATATTGGGCTAAAACAGTTGCCACAGTGGTTTTGCAAGAGTCTTGA